From the genome of Cydia pomonella isolate Wapato2018A chromosome 1, ilCydPomo1, whole genome shotgun sequence:
TTAGATGTTTACGATTAACTACGTCCCGCAAACTACGCAGAACATAGCAAGCCGAGCTGATGGAAGCTTCTATACTTGCAAGTTCATTTTTCCAAGTAAGTAGATCGTCAATGTGGATACCAAGGAACTTAACACTAGTAACATTTTCGATGTtgttaccacaaaatgtcagATCCAGCATGTCCTTTTGCCTAACAGTAGACCTAAGGAGCATTGCACTTGTCTTACCTGGATTCACCTTAGTAAGTGGGCACCGTAACCAATGGATGCCTGTAACTCCAGGGATGTTACATTCGCGTTGCCTATCCTTTGAAAACCTGTACACTCAGGGAGCCGAACATCTGAAAGCTCTATTAATTAGGCAGTAGAGTAGATATCTAGATATACCTTGATTTGTTCGCCACCATCACACCCGATGGAGTTGTGTGGCTCTACGCCAAATGGGTTGATGCAGGCTCGATCGTCAGGCAGCAGAGAATCGATCTCGAACGCGCATCGGGGCAGCGAGTCGGTGCGTTCCTGTTAAttcgaaattaaatgaaatatatcgcaataagtacttatataaaagttatattctATAAAGACTTGTAAATTCCACTGAGTCGAAAAGACTCCATCTTAGATGATCTCTAAATGTAGGCTTACTACGGCACAGTACGCTAACTTTGCACCCCAAGTGCTACGTCAAATTTGGCGTTAACATATGGGTGAattgcaatatatatatataccgagGTACGTAGTTTAGGACCTTTATTTagtcttaagttaattgattccattgtgttactAAAATTACCCATGTCAATTGTATTACGTACTTAATTCATCTTGAGTAGATACGAGTACTtatgtaacttaaataaaaactgtttaacTGTCTAACACAGTGCAATTAATTCTTATTGCAATCTATACCTGCATCGTCTGCCAAAACTCGGTGCAAACTTAGCGTACCTAGATGGACTCATTCTCTCCTAATCATTGTCAGAGATCtatcataaatataatatatgatattaCTTATTTAGTACACTCTACCCTCCCTCCGTTTAATGCCTCTATTTTGTTTATTCTCCCAGAGCTAGAGTATTTTTTACAGAACCTTACAGTAATCATAATCATCAATGCGGTTTCTACAATTTATTCCCGAGGAAAACAGCGGGCGCGACTGTATCTGCAGTGGTATCTGTATACTGTAACTAATAATGGAGTTTAAAAGTTGACcaaaaatgataatttatggtattagtttttagtaatAACATTAAAGTTTACTTACCCAACCAATTTCGTCACAATGCTTAGGCTCTTTATAGCAGATGTAATAAATGACGTTTTTCGAGCCATCATTACGACTCTCCGTCGACCAAGTGTACCAAGTCTGTTCAAACATGAACATGCTGTTTATATTGACCTGCTTGTAGATTAAAGAGAAAAGCACAGCGTTTGGATGGAGAGGGGTGACCGCCTTATCTGTGGTTGGTTTCCCTTCTCTTCTTTCCTCGTACTCTTTCTCCCGTCTGTTGTGCTTTGAGTGTTTCTTAATGTAGGGAAGCATAGTGGTGTGTCTCTTTTCCCAGTTGTCTGTTGTAACGTATTCCTCGTCGATCCGTGAGTCGTCTTGGGAATCGGAATGCATGACCACCTTAACTTTAACGCTGGCAGCTACGTGCAGCACATAGGCGAGGAGAAGGTAACTCGACCACCACATTTTCGAACGTACTAATTGGTTCTGCTCGTACTTTCAAACACTTTGAAACTATATTTTGTGATTAGGAAGGAAGTTGTTCTTTCATGGGTTGATAAGGGTAATGTTTGTAAATAAGAGGAAACGGTGAGCGGATTTCAGAGCAAAAGGAAATCTTGTTCGTGTTTTTTGTAGCCTGACCTAACGTGATTTTTTCCTTCCGAGTATTATTTTGATCCTAAATTTAAATAGGTACGTTATTGTTACTGTAGCAcctatttggtttattttattttatagacagttctctttatcttttttaaaactgttttttgacgtTACATTTTAATAAGGTGATCACTGATCAGTTAAATACCAGCCATTGTAAATTGACATACCTACAAGAGGCTGGTATTTAACTGATCAGTGACACCAAATTGATAATTGATAACCCAAAAATAgtaaatgaacaccaaaattaaaactccatttaaatacttataaaattataaccAAACTGTTTACATCTTGCTAGGTATCCTATTAAAGCAAATAACTCCAAACGATTCATTGTTAACCCAAAAATAGTAAATGACAAGCAAAATTTTACccactttttaattaaaaatgtcatgAAAATATTCAACGTCTCGTTATCGTGTTAAATTAATTACCGTTACCTTTTTCTAGTAGCATTTCGTTTCTGTAAGGGTCGCATTTCTAACCTACCCCACTTTTCTTAATAGCATTCCGTTTCTgtaagggtcgcagttctaacctaacccacttctgtAGTAAAATTTCGTTTCGgtaagggtcgcagttctaacctaacccacttctgtAGTAACATTTCGTTTCGgtaagggtcgcagttctaacctaacccacttttctgatagCAGTTCGGTTCTGTGAGGATCGCCGTTCAAAACTAACctaatggctcaacaattaaagtcggtgactgtacctacatagttatcaattattaattattgttactTTGTATAGGAAACTTTACacactttactttttttatattagaacatttataaaaactaactaTGCCATTTCGTTTCCCTGAATGTCAGTCAATCTGAGCTCGGAGGTAATGCACTCgactttaacccttttccaggccgcaccaatctacaagattttcccaaaaaatccaaatatattccaattaatccagctttgatgattcatttgaagacaagtaacatttcctgaaagtgtaatctaatttgaaccttaaatcggaatgctaaagttgaaattctaatggcgcgtatgtggtcgataaatcgtactaagcctggaaaagggttaaaaaggttaaaagttTGGAAGTGCAATAAATAAACTGGTTTATAGATTATTGCTTTTATTTGGGTACAAAGAtgtagagtataaaataaaaatactgcaTTTGGTATCAAcctttttttcataaaactttgattatgaaaattAAGCATTCCGACAAATACATGTTTtacaactataaaataaaaattaaagcaTAAGATGTATCTAGTCTAGtttcattatttcatttatcTATATAGAAATTGTATAATCGTatagtacaaataaaaaagcGAGTGAAGTTTGGACCATTGTTAGGAATTAAAGTTTTCCATAGTGCTCAATAATTTACATCAGCTATAAGAATTCGTATTTACAAGATACATTATAAATTTCGTTCTAACGTGATATCGTCGTAGCATTAGGGGTAAGAATAGCATCACTAAGGCAGAGAGGGTGTTTTATTGTACATTATTATTAGTGCCTAGCATTACGTCACTAGTCGCCGCACGGCGGGCGGCCGCGCCGCGTCCTGTCCACCCGGATCAACACGATCTTTACtgccaggggcccatttctcgaacagtaTTAGACTAACATTAttttagtgtgttgccatggtaacccatacgacttaac
Proteins encoded in this window:
- the LOC133527511 gene encoding uncharacterized protein LOC133527511; this encodes MWWSSYLLLAYVLHVAASVKVKVVMHSDSQDDSRIDEEYVTTDNWEKRHTTMLPYIKKHSKHNRREKEYEERREGKPTTDKAVTPLHPNAVLFSLIYKQVNINSMFMFEQTWYTWSTESRNDGSKNVIYYICYKEPKHCDEIGWERTDSLPRCAFEIDSLLPDDRACINPFGVEPHNSIGCDGGEQIKVKEIVRACGPRIRSLWRFVRVGARPVGVPKPADVNSLVCEDEDECIVNVEYRIHHDRITFALYEPSRGQTFKSALKRDLPDYDGKMTTAPSHHHHHQTKKVEEHKPTHPRNKYHVKARAKTEGKGVEKEKNDSGYASRRSTKNKIKIREEDSEDISDN